In the Ranitomeya imitator isolate aRanImi1 chromosome 2, aRanImi1.pri, whole genome shotgun sequence genome, AGTCTGCCCCAGAAGAGCTGTGGTCTGCCCCAGAAGAGCTGGAGTCTGCCCCAGAAGAGCTGGGGTCTGCCCCAGAAGAGCTTGTGGATGCCCCAGAAGAGCTGGAGTCTGCCCCAGAAGAGCTGGAGTCTGCCCCAGAAGAGCTGTGGTCTGCCCCAGAAGAGCTGGAGTCTGCCCCAGAAGAGCTGGGGTCTGCCCCAGAAGAGCTTGTGGATGCCCCAGAAGAgctggagtctgccacagaagagctGGAGTCTGCCCCAGAAGAGCTGGGGTATGCCCCAGAAGAGCTGGGATCTACCCCAGAAGAGCTGAGGTCTGCCCCAGAAGAgctggagtctgccacagaagagctGGAGTCTGCCCCAGAAGAGCTGGGATCTGCCCCAGAAGAGCTGGAGTCTGCCCCAGAAGAGCTGGGGTCTGCCCCAGAAGAGCTGGGGTCTGCCCCAGAAGAGCTGGGATCTGCCCCAGAAAAGCTGAGGTCTGCCCCAGAAGAGCTGGAGTCTGCCCCAGAAGAGCTGGGGTTTGCCCCAGAAGAGCTGGATTCTGCCCCAGAAGAGCTGGGGTCTGCCCCAGAAGAGCTGGTGTCTGCCTCAGAAGAGCTGGTGTCTGCCCCAGAAAAGCTGGTGTCTGCCCCAGAAGAGCTGGAGTCTGCCCCAGAAGAGCTGGAGTCTGCCCCAGAAGAGCTGGGGTCTGCCCCAGAAGAGCTGGAGTCTGCCCCAGAAGAGCTGAGGTCTGCCCCAGAAGAGTTGGGGTCTGCCCCAGAAGAGCTGGGGTCTGCCCCAGAAGAGCTGGAGTCTGCCCCAGAAGAGCTGGAGTCTGCCCCAGAAGAGCTGAGGTCTGCTCCAGAAGAGCTGGAGTCTGCCCCAGAAGAGCTGGAGTCTGCCCCAGAAGAGCTGGGGTCTGCCCCAGAAGAGCTGAGGTCTGCTCCAGAAGAGCTGGAGTCTGCCCCAGAAGAGCTGGGGTCTGCCTCAGAAGAGCTGGGGTCTGCCCCAGAAGAGCTGGAGTCTGCCCCAGAAGAGCTGGGGTCTGCCCCAGAAGAGCTGAGGTCTGCTCCAGAAGAGCTGGAGTCTGCCCCAGAAGAGCTGAGGTCTGCCCCAGAAGAGCTGGGGTCTGCCCCAGAAGAGCTAGAGTCTGCCCCAGAAGAgctggagtctgccacagaagagctgggatctgccccagaagagctgaggtctgccccagaagagctggagtctgccacagaagagctGGAGTCTGCCCCAGAAGAGCTGGGATCTGCCCCAGAAGAGCTGGGGTCTGCCCCAGAAGAGCTGGAGTCTGCCCCAGAAGAGCTGGGATCTGCCCCAGAAGAGCTGGGGTCTGCCCCAGAAGAGCTGGGGTCTGCCCCAGAAGAGCTGGAGTCTGCCCCAGAAGAGCTGGGTTCTG is a window encoding:
- the LOC138666861 gene encoding uncharacterized protein produces the protein MVMRVADPSFLFCCSPRIIVIAARYQELGSAPEELESAPEELESAPEELESAPEELGSAPEELDSAPEELESAPEELDSAPEELESAPEELWSTPEELESAPEELESAPEELDSAPEELESAPEELESAPEELWSAPEELESAPEELGSAPEELVDAPEELESAPEELESAPEELWSAPEELESAPEELGSAPEELVDAPEELESATEELESAPEELGYAPEELGSTPEELRSAPEELESATEELESAPEELGSAPEELESAPEELGSAPEELGSAPEELGSAPEKLRSAPEELESAPEELGFAPEELDSAPEELGSAPEELVSASEELVSAPEKLVSAPEELESAPEELESAPEELGSAPEELESAPEELRSAPEELGSAPEELGSAPEELESAPEELESAPEELRSAPEELESAPEELESAPEELGSAPEELRSAPEELESAPEELGSASEELGSAPEELESAPEELGSAPEELRSAPEELESAPEELRSAPEELGSAPEELESAPEELESATEELGSAPEELRSAPEELESATEELESAPEELGSAPEELGSAPEELESAPEELGSAPEELGSAPEELGSAPEELESAPEELGSAPEELGSAPEELESAPEELGSAPEELESAPEELESAPEDLGSAPEDLESAPEELGSAPEELESAPEELGSAPEELEELGSAPEELESAPEELGSAPEELGSAPEELESAPEELGSAPEELGFAPEELESAPEELGSAPEELGSAPEELGSAPEELGSAPEELGSAPEELESAPEELGSAPEELGSAPEERGSAPEELGSAPEELGSAPEELRSYNPLRFYFLK